One window of Helicobacter winghamensis ATCC BAA-430 genomic DNA carries:
- a CDS encoding ribonucleoside-diphosphate reductase subunit alpha, giving the protein MLTVVKRNGRIEPLDVTKIQKHTKDSVLGLEGVSQSELEVDAKLQFRDKITTQEIQQTLIKTAVDKIDIDCPNWTYVAARLFLYDLYHRVNGFNGYKSLAEYFEKGERENRIIGGLKEKFNLDRLNKKIVPERDLQFNYLGVKTLYDRYLLKDKQGNPIELPQHMFMGIAMFLAQNEKDPNYWAEQFYDLLSKFEVMVATPTLSNARTPRHQLSSCYVGSTPDSIEGIFDSYKEMALLSKYGGGIGWDFSKIRGLGSFIDGHKNAAGGVIPFLKITNDIAIAVDQLGTRKGAISVYLEPWHSDIFDFVDIKKNSGEERRRTHDLFPALWIPDLFMKRVGEDGLWSLFDSLACADLTNLYGEAFEARYIQYEQDESIVRETVKAKDLWKKILTSYFEIGSPFLCFKDNANRANPNAHAGIIRSSNLCTEIFQNTEPNTTFIRVEFEDGTIEDYPEYQPIITDYGIEKLSNKITSTDSIGGKKVFIAQRESKDGKTAVCNLASINLSKIHTKEDIERVVPIAIRMLDNVIDLNFYPNRKVKVTNLDNRAIGLGVMGEAQMLAESRIEWGSDAHLQKIDAIMESVSYNAIKSSCELAQEKGVYSDFVGSEWSKGIFPIDKANNEAKALVDRGGLFAYDYDWNALREEVKTKGMRNGYLMAIAPTSSISILVGTTQTIEPIYKRKWFEENLSGLIPVVAPNLSLDNWNYYTSAYEIDQRLLVKAAAVRQKWIDQGQSTNIFMALNLASGKYLNEIYTLAWKLGLKSTYYLRSQSIEAEISTDTMDRSIECEGCQ; this is encoded by the coding sequence ATGCTGACAGTTGTTAAGAGGAATGGGAGAATTGAACCACTAGATGTTACAAAGATTCAAAAGCATACAAAAGATTCCGTTTTGGGGTTAGAAGGTGTTTCGCAAAGCGAATTAGAAGTGGATGCGAAGTTGCAATTTCGCGATAAAATCACCACACAAGAGATTCAACAAACGCTGATTAAAACAGCAGTGGATAAGATTGATATTGATTGTCCTAATTGGACTTATGTTGCGGCACGCTTGTTTTTATATGATTTATACCATCGTGTTAATGGTTTTAATGGCTATAAAAGCCTTGCAGAATATTTTGAGAAAGGGGAAAGAGAAAATCGTATTATTGGGGGCTTAAAAGAGAAATTTAATCTTGATCGTTTAAATAAAAAAATTGTTCCAGAAAGAGATTTGCAGTTTAATTATTTGGGTGTCAAGACGCTTTATGATCGCTATTTACTAAAGGATAAGCAGGGTAATCCTATTGAATTGCCACAGCATATGTTTATGGGGATTGCAATGTTTTTGGCGCAAAACGAAAAAGATCCTAATTATTGGGCAGAGCAGTTTTATGATTTGCTTTCAAAGTTTGAAGTGATGGTAGCAACACCTACGCTTTCAAATGCGAGAACTCCACGCCATCAACTTAGCTCTTGTTATGTAGGAAGCACGCCTGATAGTATTGAAGGAATTTTTGATTCTTATAAAGAAATGGCACTTTTAAGTAAATATGGCGGTGGAATTGGCTGGGATTTTTCTAAAATCCGTGGGCTAGGAAGTTTTATTGATGGGCATAAAAATGCTGCAGGCGGAGTGATCCCTTTTTTGAAAATCACAAATGATATTGCCATTGCTGTGGATCAGTTGGGCACTAGAAAAGGTGCAATTTCTGTATATTTAGAGCCTTGGCATAGTGATATTTTTGATTTTGTAGATATTAAGAAAAATAGTGGAGAAGAAAGAAGACGCACGCACGATTTATTTCCAGCGTTATGGATTCCAGATTTATTTATGAAAAGAGTAGGCGAAGATGGTTTGTGGAGTCTGTTTGACTCGCTTGCTTGCGCGGATTTAACAAATTTGTATGGGGAAGCTTTTGAGGCGCGTTATATTCAATATGAACAAGATGAAAGCATCGTTAGGGAAACTGTTAAAGCTAAGGATCTTTGGAAGAAAATTTTAACGAGTTATTTTGAAATTGGTTCTCCATTTTTATGCTTTAAAGATAATGCAAATCGTGCCAACCCAAATGCACACGCTGGGATTATTAGAAGCTCAAATCTTTGCACAGAGATTTTTCAAAATACAGAACCAAACACGACTTTTATTCGTGTAGAATTTGAAGATGGCACAATTGAAGATTATCCAGAGTATCAGCCTATTATTACAGATTATGGTATTGAAAAGCTTTCTAATAAAATCACTTCCACAGATAGTATTGGTGGTAAAAAGGTTTTTATTGCTCAAAGAGAATCAAAAGATGGTAAAACTGCTGTGTGTAATCTAGCGTCCATTAATCTTTCAAAAATTCACACAAAAGAAGATATTGAACGCGTTGTGCCAATTGCAATTAGAATGCTTGATAATGTGATTGATTTAAATTTCTATCCAAATCGTAAGGTTAAGGTTACAAATTTAGATAATCGTGCCATTGGACTTGGTGTGATGGGTGAAGCACAAATGCTTGCAGAATCTCGTATAGAGTGGGGAAGTGATGCACATTTGCAAAAGATTGATGCAATTATGGAATCTGTGAGCTATAATGCAATTAAATCTAGTTGTGAGCTAGCGCAAGAGAAGGGCGTTTATAGCGACTTTGTAGGCTCTGAGTGGTCTAAGGGGATTTTTCCTATTGATAAGGCAAATAACGAAGCAAAGGCTCTTGTGGATCGTGGTGGATTGTTTGCGTATGATTATGATTGGAATGCATTGCGTGAGGAAGTCAAAACTAAAGGAATGCGCAATGGTTATTTAATGGCGATTGCTCCAACAAGCTCCATTTCTATTTTAGTTGGCACAACACAGACAATTGAGCCAATTTATAAGCGCAAATGGTTTGAGGAAAATCTTAGTGGCTTGATTCCAGTTGTTGCGCCAAATTTAAGCTTGGATAATTGGAATTATTATACTTCAGCTTATGAAATTGATCAACGCCTACTTGTTAAAGCTGCCGCTGTGCGTCAAAAGTGGATTGATCAGGGGCAAAGCACAAATATTTTTATGGCTCTTAATTTAGCAAGTGGAAAATACTTAAATGAAATTTATACGCTAGCTTGGAAGCTAGGATTAAAATCTACTTATTATTTACGCTCGCAAAGCATAGAAGCAGAAATCTCAACAGACACGATGGATAGAAGTATTGAATGCGAAGGTTGTCAATAG
- the typA gene encoding translational GTPase TypA produces the protein MQEIRNIAVIAHVDHGKTTLVDGLLRQSGTFASHEQVDERVMDSNDIEKERGITILSKNTAINYKGAKINIIDTPGHADFGGEVERVLKMVDGVLLLVDAQEGVMPQTKFVVKKALGLGIRPIVVVNKIDKPAAQPDRVIDEVFDLFSAMGANEEQLDFPIVYAAARDGYAIKELDDEKKNLEPLFDAILEYVPLPSGNKENPLQVQIFTLDYDNYVGKIGIARIFNGKIRKGENVMLAKSNGEKVTGKITKLIGFYGLARTEIDEAQAGDIVALAGFHSINVGDSIVDPNNPIPLDPMHLEEPTMSVNFAVNDSPFAGLEGKHVTANKLKERLEKEMQTNIAMKVEELGEGKFKVSGRGELQITILAENLRREDYEFSISRPEVIVKEIDGQKCEPFESLVVDTPQDYSGSVIEKLGRRRAELKAMNPMGEGYTRLEFEIPARGLIGYRSEFLTDTKGEGVMNNSFLEFRPFSGSVETRSNGALISMENGEATPFSLGNIQERGVLFIPPQTKVYVGMIIGEHSRENDLDVNPVKAKHLTNMRASGSDDAIKLTPPRDLNLERALEWIEEDEILEVTPKNIRIRKKVLDPTQRKRKAK, from the coding sequence ATGCAAGAAATTAGAAATATTGCGGTTATTGCGCACGTAGATCACGGAAAAACAACACTTGTAGATGGGCTTTTGCGCCAGTCTGGCACATTTGCAAGCCATGAACAGGTTGATGAGCGCGTGATGGATAGTAATGATATTGAAAAAGAGCGTGGAATTACAATTCTTTCTAAAAATACGGCAATTAACTATAAGGGTGCTAAGATTAATATTATTGACACTCCCGGACACGCGGATTTTGGGGGTGAAGTTGAGCGTGTTTTAAAAATGGTTGATGGAGTCTTGTTGCTTGTAGATGCACAAGAAGGGGTGATGCCACAGACTAAATTTGTAGTGAAAAAGGCGCTAGGGCTTGGAATCCGTCCTATCGTGGTGGTAAATAAGATTGATAAGCCTGCGGCGCAGCCTGATAGGGTGATTGATGAAGTGTTTGATTTATTTTCTGCAATGGGAGCAAATGAAGAGCAATTAGACTTTCCTATTGTGTATGCCGCTGCGCGTGATGGCTATGCAATAAAAGAGCTAGATGATGAAAAAAAGAATTTAGAGCCACTTTTTGATGCGATTTTAGAATATGTGCCATTGCCTAGTGGTAATAAGGAAAATCCTTTGCAGGTGCAAATTTTTACACTAGATTATGATAATTATGTGGGCAAAATTGGAATTGCAAGAATTTTTAATGGTAAGATTAGAAAGGGTGAGAATGTAATGCTTGCTAAGAGTAATGGAGAGAAAGTTACAGGTAAGATTACAAAACTCATTGGTTTTTATGGGCTTGCAAGAACAGAGATTGATGAGGCACAAGCAGGGGATATTGTGGCACTAGCGGGATTCCATTCTATTAATGTTGGGGATTCTATTGTAGATCCTAATAATCCTATTCCACTTGATCCTATGCACCTAGAAGAGCCAACAATGAGCGTGAATTTTGCTGTAAATGACTCTCCATTTGCTGGGCTAGAAGGTAAGCATGTAACAGCAAATAAACTAAAAGAGCGCCTTGAAAAAGAAATGCAAACTAATATTGCTATGAAAGTTGAAGAATTAGGTGAGGGCAAGTTTAAGGTTAGCGGTAGGGGAGAGCTACAAATCACAATTCTAGCAGAGAATCTAAGAAGAGAAGATTATGAGTTTAGTATTTCGCGCCCTGAAGTGATTGTGAAAGAGATTGATGGACAAAAATGTGAACCTTTTGAATCTTTAGTTGTAGATACGCCACAAGATTATTCTGGAAGCGTGATTGAAAAGCTAGGACGTAGAAGAGCAGAGTTAAAAGCTATGAACCCTATGGGAGAAGGCTACACAAGGTTGGAATTTGAGATTCCAGCTAGAGGACTTATTGGATATAGAAGTGAATTTTTAACAGACACTAAAGGGGAAGGTGTGATGAACAATAGCTTTTTAGAATTTCGCCCTTTTAGTGGAAGTGTGGAGACTAGAAGCAATGGTGCATTAATCTCTATGGAAAATGGTGAGGCAACGCCTTTTTCATTGGGAAATATCCAAGAGAGGGGTGTGCTGTTTATTCCACCACAAACTAAGGTATATGTGGGAATGATTATTGGAGAGCATAGCAGAGAAAATGATTTAGATGTTAATCCTGTTAAAGCAAAGCATTTGACAAATATGCGTGCAAGCGGAAGTGATGATGCAATTAAGCTAACACCGCCTAGGGATTTAAATTTGGAGCGCGCATTGGAGTGGATTGAAGAAGATGAGATTTTAGAAGTTACGCCAAAGAATATTAGAATCCGCAAAAAAGTGCTAGATCCAACACAAAGAAAAAGAAAAGCAAAATAA
- a CDS encoding PhoH family protein: MKKSYLIDTSIILDDVENLFFLHQDGENTIFICDVTLSELDKKKDLNSETGFFTREFFRSINGDNASISEYIAIENDKIHTLYFSNNAREIPLQIIHRPIYKTKFQDYGLNDARLLEIAKDYNLTLLTNDISLKIYALSLSINSQSLMRDRIENPQEIDFLTHFSVHKSNIKVNIEKEQRFKALKNWSLLAIDELDNTENSLYQTGKKHYGIKLDGVFESLDFDALLEEFVFYVKPINLEQKFLYALLMHPRNKITICSGATGSGKTLIALQAGLHLLKKGMVDGIVYLRNTVTANDKEAELGFRKGDESQKLNYFMYPLFSVINFMITKMQKESLAKRIEYRGDANSIESKEATEYFITKHNIEVMDIAHARGVSIAKKFVIFDEAQNASNATIKLIGTRMAEDSRIVFLGDPMQIDHPYLSKFRNGLVSLLKKAKQDNFLSAIVLHQTIRSEIAGWFEDNF; the protein is encoded by the coding sequence GTGAAAAAATCCTATCTTATTGATACTTCTATAATCTTAGATGATGTGGAGAATCTATTTTTTCTCCATCAAGATGGTGAAAATACTATTTTTATTTGCGATGTAACCTTAAGTGAGCTAGATAAGAAAAAAGACTTAAATAGCGAAACAGGATTTTTTACAAGGGAATTTTTTAGAAGCATAAATGGCGATAATGCTAGCATTTCAGAATATATCGCGATAGAAAACGACAAAATCCACACGCTATATTTTAGCAATAACGCTAGAGAAATTCCTTTACAAATTATCCATCGTCCCATTTATAAAACTAAATTCCAAGATTATGGGCTAAATGATGCGCGTCTTTTAGAGATTGCTAAAGATTATAATCTCACGCTTTTAACAAATGATATATCTCTAAAGATTTATGCACTTTCTTTAAGTATTAACTCGCAATCCTTAATGCGTGATCGCATTGAAAATCCACAAGAAATTGATTTTTTAACACATTTTAGTGTGCATAAGAGCAATATTAAAGTAAATATAGAAAAAGAGCAAAGGTTTAAGGCTCTAAAAAACTGGAGTTTGCTTGCTATTGATGAGCTAGATAACACAGAAAACAGCCTGTATCAAACAGGCAAAAAACATTATGGAATCAAGCTTGATGGAGTGTTTGAATCTTTGGATTTTGACGCACTTTTAGAAGAATTTGTGTTTTATGTTAAGCCTATTAATTTGGAACAAAAATTCCTTTACGCACTTTTAATGCACCCTAGAAATAAAATTACCATTTGTAGTGGTGCAACAGGCAGTGGAAAAACACTAATTGCTTTGCAGGCGGGATTACATTTGCTTAAAAAGGGCATGGTAGATGGAATCGTATATTTGCGCAACACCGTTACAGCAAATGACAAAGAAGCAGAACTTGGATTTCGTAAAGGCGATGAGAGCCAAAAGCTAAATTATTTTATGTATCCACTCTTTAGTGTAATTAATTTTATGATTACTAAAATGCAAAAGGAATCCCTAGCAAAACGCATTGAATATCGCGGAGATGCAAACAGCATTGAGAGTAAGGAAGCCACAGAATATTTTATCACAAAGCATAATATTGAAGTTATGGATATTGCGCACGCTAGGGGGGTTAGCATTGCTAAGAAGTTTGTGATTTTTGATGAAGCGCAAAATGCGTCAAATGCGACAATTAAGCTCATTGGCACAAGAATGGCAGAGGATTCTAGGATTGTGTTTTTAGGCGATCCTATGCAAATTGATCACCCCTATCTTAGCAAGTTTCGTAATGGGCTTGTGAGTCTGCTAAAAAAAGCAAAGCAAGATAATTTTCTCTCTGCCATTGTGCTACACCAAACAATCCGAAGTGAGATTGCAGGCTGGTTTGAGGATAATTTTTGA
- a CDS encoding flagellar hook-length control protein FliK produces MLPFLEVESINQKSAIHTKNTTKHNPFETQTEDSQGFAQIFNTLTQPATKKDIKKDSTLKIPLSTQKDDKLMPSKSNFLKILDEKYNLTKDFKSQKIPQPRSAKDLLEFSSIQNKEKTLKDLSEVAKNLQLNLKKISTQTTAKLNEKLENAESKNTIDSKLEPKTEPKNNPKKPLFNAILQDKNLTAKDSLGFQKKAQEIKQNKESKKTDTKEPINTNDTKHTQKLESKNDSIILDSKPNEKSQNEKSQTKVQNSTPETPKTKVESKTNTAQEAQEIKENLDPKNTKIDSKTKILQNSKAPQKAQQIQDPKVQEPQAQTLKEAPKPTQTPKPINIEANIKEKLESKNSKFENKPNPTQMDFIAKNHKEAKKDSTPKNEKPQIISKETLKDVKETRQSPLNINQEILQPQEQTTKQESFLDNLLKTSQKSQSETKEQIQQPKEKEVRKESEKAHQENYQNSLQTQRESRLSLQNTFTHFSDRLRDAITNYRPPVTKISLELNPQNLGSVELTIAKNGDKLSVQISSNQNALQLIMQNTQDFKNALGNLGFQNVEIDFKDNQGNSLGNGDFSNSSGNQQGGFQQGQQQNSENFKQNSQQNPKNSENWNENSLHIDKKAKNPYAKLAIAELSFSYYA; encoded by the coding sequence ATGCTTCCTTTTTTAGAAGTTGAATCTATTAATCAGAAATCTGCTATCCACACAAAAAATACAACCAAACACAATCCATTTGAAACCCAAACGGAAGATTCTCAAGGTTTTGCGCAAATTTTTAATACACTAACACAGCCAGCTACAAAAAAAGATATAAAAAAAGATTCCACTCTAAAAATTCCGCTAAGCACTCAAAAAGATGATAAATTAATGCCCAGCAAAAGCAATTTTCTAAAAATTCTTGATGAAAAATATAATCTCACCAAAGATTTTAAATCTCAAAAAATACCTCAGCCAAGAAGCGCTAAGGATTTACTAGAATTTTCAAGCATACAAAACAAAGAAAAAACTCTCAAAGATTTAAGTGAAGTTGCTAAAAATTTGCAGCTTAATCTTAAAAAAATTTCTACACAAACCACAGCCAAATTAAATGAAAAGTTAGAAAATGCGGAATCCAAAAACACAATAGATTCTAAACTTGAACCAAAAACAGAGCCTAAAAATAATCCTAAAAAGCCTTTGTTTAATGCGATTTTACAAGATAAAAATTTGACCGCCAAAGACTCTTTAGGTTTTCAAAAAAAAGCACAAGAAATCAAGCAAAACAAGGAATCTAAAAAAACAGATACAAAAGAACCTATCAACACAAATGATACAAAGCACACTCAAAAGTTGGAATCTAAAAATGACTCTATAATTTTAGATTCCAAACCTAACGAGAAGTCTCAAAACGAAAAGTCTCAAACAAAGGTGCAAAACTCCACACCAGAAACGCCAAAAACAAAGGTAGAATCTAAAACTAACACAGCGCAAGAAGCACAAGAAATAAAAGAGAATTTAGATCCCAAGAATACAAAAATAGATTCCAAAACCAAAATTTTACAGAACTCAAAAGCTCCACAAAAAGCACAGCAAATTCAAGATCCAAAGGTGCAAGAGCCACAAGCGCAAACCTTAAAAGAAGCACCAAAGCCAACACAAACCCCAAAACCCATTAATATAGAAGCAAATATAAAAGAAAAGTTGGAATCCAAAAATTCAAAATTTGAAAACAAGCCAAACCCTACCCAAATGGATTTTATCGCCAAAAATCACAAAGAAGCCAAAAAAGATTCCACTCCCAAAAACGAAAAGCCTCAAATAATCTCAAAAGAAACCCTAAAAGATGTAAAAGAAACGAGACAAAGTCCGCTAAATATTAACCAAGAAATACTCCAACCCCAAGAGCAAACAACCAAGCAAGAGAGCTTTTTAGACAATCTCTTAAAAACAAGTCAAAAATCTCAAAGCGAAACAAAAGAACAAATCCAACAACCCAAAGAAAAAGAAGTGCGCAAAGAGAGTGAAAAGGCACATCAAGAAAACTACCAAAATAGCTTGCAAACACAGAGAGAATCGCGTCTCAGCCTCCAAAATACTTTCACGCATTTTAGCGATCGCCTAAGAGATGCGATTACAAACTATCGTCCGCCTGTTACAAAAATTAGTCTAGAGCTAAATCCACAAAATCTAGGAAGCGTGGAGCTTACCATTGCTAAAAATGGCGATAAACTCTCTGTGCAAATTAGTTCCAATCAAAACGCCTTGCAACTTATTATGCAAAATACGCAAGATTTCAAGAATGCACTAGGAAATTTAGGATTCCAAAATGTGGAAATTGATTTTAAAGACAATCAAGGCAATAGTCTAGGCAATGGAGATTTTAGTAATTCTAGTGGAAATCAGCAAGGTGGATTCCAACAAGGACAACAGCAAAATTCTGAAAATTTTAAACAAAATTCACAACAAAATCCAAAAAATTCTGAAAATTGGAACGAAAATAGCTTGCACATAGACAAAAAAGCAAAGAATCCCTATGCAAAACTAGCCATTGCGGAACTTAGCTTTTCATACTATGCTTAA
- the prfB gene encoding peptide chain release factor 2, producing the protein MDTYTYSELLKTLNIKCENIKKIMQPSSLKNRILEITELEQTKDFWEDAKKAGELQKEKKRCERQLEKYNNAKSALDDAIELFELSSDDLESLEVLFAESEELESIIKNAEIEVMLSDPLDSNNAIFTITPGAGGTESQDWASMLYRMYLRWAERKDFKVELLDYQEGDEAGIKDASFIIKGENAYGYAKAENGVHRLVRISPFDANAKRHTSFSSVQVSPEIDDEINIEIDEKDLEIDTYRASGAGGQHVNKTESAVRITHKPSGIVVQCQNDRSQHKNKASALKMLKSKLYELERLKREAESNHTDKGDNGWGHQIRSYVLTPYQQVKDLRSNLAYTNVDAILDGDIDTILEGVLIHINTQKAES; encoded by the coding sequence TTGGATACTTATACTTATAGCGAACTTTTAAAAACACTTAATATAAAATGTGAAAATATCAAAAAAATTATGCAACCTAGCTCCCTAAAAAATCGTATTTTAGAGATTACGGAACTAGAGCAAACAAAGGATTTTTGGGAAGATGCAAAAAAAGCTGGAGAGTTACAAAAAGAAAAAAAGCGTTGTGAGCGACAACTTGAAAAATACAACAACGCAAAATCTGCCCTTGATGATGCAATTGAACTTTTTGAACTCTCAAGTGATGATTTAGAGAGTCTTGAAGTGCTGTTTGCAGAATCTGAAGAGTTGGAATCTATTATTAAGAATGCTGAAATTGAAGTAATGTTAAGTGATCCACTAGATTCCAACAATGCAATCTTTACCATTACTCCAGGTGCTGGTGGAACAGAATCACAGGATTGGGCAAGTATGCTTTATAGAATGTATTTACGATGGGCGGAACGCAAGGACTTTAAAGTGGAATTACTAGATTATCAAGAAGGCGATGAAGCAGGGATTAAAGATGCGAGTTTTATTATAAAGGGCGAAAATGCCTATGGCTATGCAAAGGCTGAAAATGGCGTGCATCGCCTTGTTAGAATCTCCCCCTTTGATGCTAATGCTAAACGCCACACAAGTTTTAGCTCTGTGCAGGTTAGCCCCGAAATTGATGATGAGATTAATATTGAAATTGACGAAAAAGACTTAGAGATTGATACTTATCGTGCTAGTGGGGCTGGCGGACAACATGTAAATAAGACAGAATCTGCTGTGCGCATCACGCATAAGCCTAGCGGAATTGTCGTGCAATGCCAAAATGATAGAAGCCAACACAAAAACAAAGCAAGCGCGTTAAAAATGCTAAAATCTAAGCTTTATGAGCTAGAACGCCTAAAGCGTGAGGCAGAATCCAATCACACTGATAAAGGTGATAATGGCTGGGGACATCAAATTAGAAGCTATGTTTTAACGCCTTATCAGCAAGTCAAAGATTTACGCTCAAACCTTGCTTACACTAATGTAGATGCGATTTTAGATGGCGATATTGATACAATTTTAGAAGGTGTGCTAATCCACATTAACACGCAAAAAGCGGAATCGTAA